GCCCCCAGTCAGCGCCGTCGTCTGAATGGGCTGACGCCCCGGCGGCAACTCATCGATTTGGCTCACGTCCAGGTCACCGTGCAGCGTCAGCGCCAAGGTACGGGGAATGGGCGTCGCCGTCATAGTCAGGACGTGGGGGTTGCTGCCCTTTTGCTGGAGGCGGGCCCGCTGCTGGACCCCAAAGCGGTGCTGCTCATCGATCACCGCTAGGCCCAGCTTGTGGAAGCTGACCGCATCTTGAATCAGGGCATGGGTGCCGACCAGCACCGGCAGCTCTCCGGTTTGCAGGTGAGCGTGGATTTGGCGGCGCTTGGCGGCCTTGGTGGAGCCGGTTAGCAGCTCCACGGGCAGATGCATGAGATTGAACCAGCTCACCAGCTTGCGGTAGTGCTGCTCGGCCAGCACTTCGGTAGGAGCCATGAAAGCTGCCTGGTAGCCTGCCTCGATGGCAGCCAGGATCGCCAGCACCGCAACCACCGTTTTGCCGGAGCCGACATCTCCCTGCACGAGCCGGTTCATCGGGAAAGGCTGGCCCATGTCGTTGAGGATGTCGTTGACGACGCGATCCTGGGCACCGGTCAGCTGAAAGGGCAAAATTTCGAGAAAGGTCTGGTGGAGATCACCGGTGGGCGCCAGAATGGCGCTGGCCTGCTCGCGGCGCTGGGAGACCCGCCGCATCAGCAGCCCCAGCTGCAAATAGAAAAACTCGTCGAAAATCAGGCGGCGACGGGCCTGGGCGAGGGCTTCGCGATCGGGGGGAAAGTGAATGTGGGCGATCGCCTCTTTGAGAGAAATCAGGCCATACTGCTGGCGCAGATCCGCCGGCAGCGCGTCTTGCAGCTGGGCCACCGCCGGCAGCGCTTGCAGGACGGCACGGCGCACCAGATCCGCCGGAACGCCCTCAGTGAGCGGATAAATCGGCACAATGCGCCCCACCGTCAGCGACTCTATGGTGTCTTCGCTGTGGGAGAGCACCTCGATTTGGGCCTCTTCGAGGGTGAACCCGTACTTACTTTCCTTGACCAAGCCCGAGGCAGCCAGGGTCGTGCCGGGGGGATAGCTGCGGCGCTGCTGCTCTTGCCAGGCGCGGCTCGTGAAGCGGTGCCCGGGCCGAAACCAGCTCAGGCGAATTTGGCCGCTGCTGTCGCGCAGGGTGATTTCTAGAATGGCGAGCTTGTTGTTTTTGGGGCTGGTAAAGCAGTTGCATCGCCGGACCGTACCGACGATGGTGACCGTTTCCCCAGCGACCAAGTCTCGAATGCGAACTTGCTTGGCGTAGTCAAGGTGGTCGCGCGGATAGTAAAACAAGAGATCGCGCACAGTCAAAAGGCCCAGCTTGGCCAAACGCTCAGCGTTTTTGGGACCAACGCCTTTTAGGTAGGTCAGCGCTTGGTCGGGATCGAGGCTGGGAGCAGCGGACTCGACCAGGGAGGCGGTGCGGGGGGATTTGATTTTTTTGGCGGGGGTGCTGCGGCTGCTCGGGTCGACGGCTCCGGACAGGACGCTCTTGGCTTCCCACTGCTTGCGCGTCTGATGCAGGAAGCGGCGGGTCTCGGCGATCAGGTGCTGGCGCTGGGCAAAGGTCATGTCGGGGTACTGACCAAACTGATCGGCGATCGCCCGCCAGCGTCGCCGCGCGTCCTCATCCCGCAGATCCGGCACCTGCTCAAAGCTCAGCCGCAGGAATTCATGAAAGCGGTGCTGCTTCCCTTCGAGGTTGTTAAAGCCTTTCTCAGCCTCGACGGCCAGGGCTTTTTGCAGGCGCACCCAGTCCGGCTCAGGGCTAGACGTCCCGCCGCGATCGCCCGTGTCGGCCACTCGGGGCGAACGCTCTTCCGGCGGTATCCACTCTGACTGGGTAAGGCGCTCTGTCATGACCGTTGGGGCTCAGCTTTCATACCAGCTCGCTCGCCAAGCGTGTTGGGCCTGGGCGATCGCTCGCTCGTGGCATTTCGCCTGGTAGTCGCGGGCCAGCCTTTGCAGACGATTGACCAAGTCCCGCAGTCGCTGGCGCAGCGAGAGCAGCGTCGGCTCCGCAAATTCAATCTCCCCCAGCCGCAGGTACAGCGCCATCACCTGGGAGACCATCGCGCTCTGCTCGTCGTCGCTCTCGGTCTCCACTAGCAGATTGAGCAAATTGGGCGAACTCGATCGCATCTCGGTGCCCATCTCCACCTTAGCCGCCGCCTCCAGTACCGGCTCGGGCAGGTGCCGCGGCAAAATGCCAAAGCGCTGCAAAATCACGTTGGCATCGCGGGAGAGCAGAGCCAACTGGTCTGTGATCGCGTCTTCCAGATCCTCTTGCCAGTCGATGAGTAGCTCAGGGGTCAAGATGTCCTCGGCTGGATCGGCAGGAGCGTCGGAGGATGGCGCTTGGGACGTCTGGGGCACTAGGGCATGCTCGTCCTCAGGGCAGCAGTCCTCTTGGGCAGAAGGGGCGATCGCCTCCTCGGGCGTCGAGTCCGGCTCATCTTCTTCTTCAAAGGCCTCGGGAGGCTGCAACTGCTCGAGCAGTCGACCCTGGGCAGACTGTCCCACGCGCTGGAGGGCCTGCTGGAGCTGCTGCCGCTGACTAAAGCTCAGCTCCAAAAAAGCCTCGGGATAGCCCTGGGTACACAGATGATAGGACGCCAAAATCAGCTGCTGGCGCACAGCTTGCCCCAGAGACGTCAAATAGGCTTTGTACTGGACTTGAAATTCTTGGGCCAAGGCTGCGATCGCCTCTTCAAGTCCCGCAATATCGCGTTCAATTCGATCGACCGATCCCACCACTGTTCTTCGACCTCCTGGCTCTTGCCCATCACCCTGATTAACCAATCAGCGTGACGCTACAGGACTGTTTCTCAGCAAACTGTTGCTTAAACGGACTCAACTCCAGCATACAAAGACAAAAGGACAGGTTCCCATAGTCGATGGAAAACCCGTCCTCAAAAAGCATTCCTGAAGTAGGCATCAGCAGGCGATCGCCCTTCTCTCGCCGATCAAAAGGCGATCGCCCCCAGGGCAATCTAGAGCTTGCCGCCGGTCTGAGCTGCCACTTCTTCAGCGAAGTTACTCTCTTCCTTCTCGATGCCCTCGCCCAGCACAAAGCGCACAAAGCGACGGATCTGGATGTTTTCGCCCAGTTGAGAAACGGCTTGCTTCACCAGCTCTTCCACCGTGATGCTCTGATCGCGGATGAAAGGCTGATCCATCAGCGCCAGTTCCTTGAGGCGCTTCTCGATCCGGCCCACCACGATTTTCTCGCGGATGTTTTCCGGCTTGTTCGCGAGGTCATCGCGACCCATTTCGATCTGCTTTTCGCGCTCAGCGACTTCAGCGGGAATGTCGCTGACCTTCACGTACTCCACGTTGGGGCAAGCCGCGATTTGCATCGCCACGTTGCGCACCAGGGTTTGGAACTCTTCGCGGCGAGCCACGAAGTCCGTTTCACAGTTCACTTCCACAAGCACGCCCACTCGGCCACCCGTGTGAATGTAGCTGCCGACTAGACCTTCGGCAGCCACCCGGCTTGCTTTTTTCTCAGCAGAGGTAATGCCCTTCTGCCGCAGCCATTCTGCAGCCTTCACGGGGTCGCCACCGGACTCCTTGAGGGCTTTTTTGCAGTCCATCATGCCTGCGCCGGTTTTTTCGCGCAGATCTTTGACGAGCTTTGCCGAAATTTCTGCCATTGTTGTTTGTCCCTACTCTCTGCTTTGACAGGTTGACCCTTGGGGGAGCGATCGCGCCTTGAGAGCAAGCTTCTAGGCCCACCTCTCAAGCCACCGACTATCGGTTTACGCGATCGCCCGCTGGGGGTCGTTGTGCCGATTAGTTGTCAGCGCCTTCGTCGTCGCCCGAGGCGTCGCTCTCTTCGTAGTCGTAGTCTTCTTCAGCGCCTTCGTAGTCTTCGTAGTCTTCTTCGGCGTCCAGTTGACCGTGGCGACCTTCATAGATCGCGTCTGCCAACTTGCCCACTATTAGCTTAATGGAGCGGATGGCGTCGTCATTAGCGGGGATGGGAATATCCACCACATCGGGATCGCAGTTGGTGTCCAGCAGAGCCACGATGGGCACGCCAATTTTCTGGCACTCCAGAACGGCGTTGTATTCCCGGCGCTGGTCGACGATGACGACGATGTCCGGCAGCTTGCGCATGGAGCGCAGACCGCCCAGGTACTTGCGCAGCTTCTCAAGTTCGCGGCGCAGTACAGATGCTTCTTTCTTGGGCAGAAGATCCAGAGCACCGGTTTCTTCGCGACGCTCTAGCTCTTTGAGGCGTTCGATCCGGGTCTTGATGGTTGCCCAGTTGGTGAGCATGCCACCGAGCCAGCGCTGGTTGACGTAGTGAGCACCGCAGCGCTGGGCTTCTTGGGCGATGATGCCCGCAGCTTGGCGCTTGGTGCCGACGAACAGGAACTTTTTGCCCTGCTCAGCGCTGGTGCGCATGAACTGGTAGGCGTCCTCCATGCAGCGAGCCGTTTGCACGAGGTCGATGATGTGGACCCCGTTGCGAGCGGTGTAGATGTAAGGCGCCATGCTGGGATTCCAGCGGCGGGTCTGGTGACCAAAGTGAACACCAGCCTCTAGGAGTTGAGCCAAAGAGACAACAGGCATTATGAAATTCTCCTTTCGGGTTTAGCCTCCATCCAGGCGGATTCCAGGCAAACGTCGAAGGGGCGATCGCGCACGCAGCCGAGGCTGCTCACGAGATGGCTTTCGGCGGCCAGAAACACCCGAAACCCTGGATGTGTGAGATTTGACAACTTTCCTAGGGTAGCATAGTTGGACAGATCTCCGATGGCGATCGCGCGTCTTCGCGCAGGCGATCGCCCCTGGGCTTCTACGATGAGTCAGGCGGTAGGTGGATGCAAACACGAGTAACGCTTTCAGTCTTGGTGCTGAGCGTGGTAGCAGCGGCGGGGTTCGCGGTGCTGTCGGTGCGCAATCACACCCGGGTCTACACCCTGACCCTGGCTACCGCAGCCAAGGACGGCGAATACTATGCCTTTGGTCAGGCCCTCTCGCGGGTCGTAGCCCAGCACCACCCCCGCCTGCGCATTCAGGTGCTCGAGACCCAGGGCTCCCAAAACAATGTGGAGCTCCTGCTCCAGAAAAAGGCCGATCTCGCGATTGTTCAGAGCGATGCGTCCGTCGAGCCGCCAGCCCGGGCGATCGCCTCTCTGTTTCCCGAAGTCTTTCATCTGGTCGCCCGCCAAGATCCGTCGCTCCAGAATCTCTCGGACTTGCAGGGCAAGCGCGTCGCCCTTCCCCCCGAGGGCAGCGGGTCCTACGCCCTCTTTTGGCCCCTCGCCCAGCACTATGGCCTCTCGGCCAACAACTTTTTGCCCACGACCGTGCCACCGGTCCGCGCCAGCGCCATGGTCCGGGCAGGCCAAGCAGATGCCCTCTTTCGCGTGATCGGTCTGGGCAACCCCGCGATGGCCGATCTGCTGCGGACCGGGCAGGCGCGCCTGCTGCCCATCGACCAAGTGAGCGCCCTACAGCTCTCGCTGCCGCAGATCGAGGCCGTCACAATTCCTAAGGGGATCTATGGCGGAGCGCCGCCCATCCCGCCAACCGACCTGCCGGGGGTGGGGGTGCGGGCGATGCTGATCGCCCACGAAACGGTGGACGCCAGCGCGATCTATGAGGTGACG
This genomic stretch from Geitlerinema sp. PCC 7407 harbors:
- the recG gene encoding ATP-dependent DNA helicase RecG, with protein sequence MTERLTQSEWIPPEERSPRVADTGDRGGTSSPEPDWVRLQKALAVEAEKGFNNLEGKQHRFHEFLRLSFEQVPDLRDEDARRRWRAIADQFGQYPDMTFAQRQHLIAETRRFLHQTRKQWEAKSVLSGAVDPSSRSTPAKKIKSPRTASLVESAAPSLDPDQALTYLKGVGPKNAERLAKLGLLTVRDLLFYYPRDHLDYAKQVRIRDLVAGETVTIVGTVRRCNCFTSPKNNKLAILEITLRDSSGQIRLSWFRPGHRFTSRAWQEQQRRSYPPGTTLAASGLVKESKYGFTLEEAQIEVLSHSEDTIESLTVGRIVPIYPLTEGVPADLVRRAVLQALPAVAQLQDALPADLRQQYGLISLKEAIAHIHFPPDREALAQARRRLIFDEFFYLQLGLLMRRVSQRREQASAILAPTGDLHQTFLEILPFQLTGAQDRVVNDILNDMGQPFPMNRLVQGDVGSGKTVVAVLAILAAIEAGYQAAFMAPTEVLAEQHYRKLVSWFNLMHLPVELLTGSTKAAKRRQIHAHLQTGELPVLVGTHALIQDAVSFHKLGLAVIDEQHRFGVQQRARLQQKGSNPHVLTMTATPIPRTLALTLHGDLDVSQIDELPPGRQPIQTTALTGGDRAHAYDLIRREIAQGRQTYVVLPLVEESEKLDLRSAIDEHQRLQELIFPEFRVGLLHGRMSSQEKEEAINQFRDNETQLLVSTTVVEVGVDVPNATVMLIEHAERFGLSQLHQLRGRVGRGAAQSFCLLMSSSKAETARQRLQVLEQSQDGFFIAEMDMRFRGPGEVLGMRQSGLPDFALASLVEDQAVLEVARAAAESVVQQDDTLAAWPLMRRELNYRYQRLMGGAILT
- the tsf gene encoding translation elongation factor Ts: MAEISAKLVKDLREKTGAGMMDCKKALKESGGDPVKAAEWLRQKGITSAEKKASRVAAEGLVGSYIHTGGRVGVLVEVNCETDFVARREEFQTLVRNVAMQIAACPNVEYVKVSDIPAEVAEREKQIEMGRDDLANKPENIREKIVVGRIEKRLKELALMDQPFIRDQSITVEELVKQAVSQLGENIQIRRFVRFVLGEGIEKEESNFAEEVAAQTGGKL
- the rpsB gene encoding 30S ribosomal protein S2 yields the protein MPVVSLAQLLEAGVHFGHQTRRWNPSMAPYIYTARNGVHIIDLVQTARCMEDAYQFMRTSAEQGKKFLFVGTKRQAAGIIAQEAQRCGAHYVNQRWLGGMLTNWATIKTRIERLKELERREETGALDLLPKKEASVLRRELEKLRKYLGGLRSMRKLPDIVVIVDQRREYNAVLECQKIGVPIVALLDTNCDPDVVDIPIPANDDAIRSIKLIVGKLADAIYEGRHGQLDAEEDYEDYEGAEEDYDYEESDASGDDEGADN
- a CDS encoding TAXI family TRAP transporter solute-binding subunit; this encodes MQTRVTLSVLVLSVVAAAGFAVLSVRNHTRVYTLTLATAAKDGEYYAFGQALSRVVAQHHPRLRIQVLETQGSQNNVELLLQKKADLAIVQSDASVEPPARAIASLFPEVFHLVARQDPSLQNLSDLQGKRVALPPEGSGSYALFWPLAQHYGLSANNFLPTTVPPVRASAMVRAGQADALFRVIGLGNPAMADLLRTGQARLLPIDQVSALQLSLPQIEAVTIPKGIYGGAPPIPPTDLPGVGVRAMLIAHETVDASAIYEVTRILYEARNELVTQYPQAATIQLPEAGEGLGVPLHPGAKAYYRQDEPNFVVQYAEPLGLLLSMSVLAVSSLWQFRLWLLGRQKNRADMYNLEILALIDQVHDVQDVGQLRAVQAQLFEILRKVVVDLDEDRISPESFQSFTFPWEVAITTIRHREMVLLNRLPLDGLGDRGDRPHRF